The window actcaaggacgttattatacttagtttatttggcaccaatacaagtaagtataataaccaaaaaccaaatgcctttttttatatagaatatgatacaacaagtccataatacaatcatcaaatgattggttctagggctctagctaacattttttacacacttagagcgctcactagttgctaggaatgaatacagcGTTGGTTACTGAGTTGATATctaattcctaactccaggggcctttatatagggcctGAAAAGTCTATCCTGAAGGTCCAAAGCGCCTCCAATGAGGTTCAATGCGCCTCCAactcggtgagtggatagaattctatctggTGCTCGAACAGTCACtttgaccagcttggaggcgcctccaacagtgttgaaggcgcctccattgttgaaggcgccttcaacacttgttgaaggtgcctccaaggtggAGTACTGcacaggcgcctccagcacttctTTTAAGGCGCATATTGCTGGCTTTTTAGCTCATTTTGACTTtgtttcagcttccgatgctccgataaacttgggtgattgtggccaaccgaaatagggctcacccgaacccaatttctggtcttttccttgagcaaccttcctccccggcttaacgtcccgcgaacgccgtgcacgttcttctcacccaccggtgtactcttccgcagctctctcatccttcggacgcaccgagcccatcgactcccttcccgtgccgtccttttcgctaactgcgtcttccactcgacttcttgcactcctaagctcctgcacactcagacacagggatcaaacacaaagcatgacctaactaacttggttgatcacatcaaaacaaccacggggttcaacaggtAGCTGCTCGGTCGGGACCCCTTCGTTCTCTCGACATTAGCCGCTCTTCCTTGTGGTGACTGGTTGTAGTGGCTTGTCCCTTTCGATCAAACAAACTCTCCAATCTTCTTTAGTGTCCTACTGCTCCATACTGAGCGTCTGCTGAATTACCGTATTATCCCAAGCTGGACAAGTGGTCCACTCGGACATGTCTCCAGCCGGTCGGACACTGACTGTCCCGACCAGCTATTGCAATTGTCCTCCGTTCGACCCTTTGACACCCTGGCGTTGAcctccttaactttgacctccaccttgaCAGTTGATCTCATGTCAGGTGGGCCTCCCTATATCGCTGCTCATGTCTAATCGAAAGAGGCTGCAAGTCTGACTACCTGGAGCAGTAGAGTCTTCGGTGGCTTCTATGTCTTCGCCATTCGGCTTCGTATCGCTAGGCTGGGCCTGTAACTGCCGCTCAAATCATGCCTCCCAAAGCAAGTGGTGCCTCGGCCATTCGGTTGTGTGATAATCCATTATCTCTGCCCGGTTGGGATGATGAGCGACAACATTTGGCGaattttctcctttccttgcACTCCCTCGGCTAAGTGTCCTGACGTCATCCAAATTTCCTGAAGACCGTGCAAATCTCCGATCATTATGGCCGAGCACGcgaccataccttttaattaagtctcattaATATTTTTCGCTAGCTAAACGTGATGTGTCCTACTTTTTTCCGCCGCACGTTTGACGTGATAGGCGAATATCCGCTGGTGAGTTGACAGGTGTCATTTCAAATTCAACGACTGGATCTTCTCCTAGTTTTTCGCAATCTTGGATCGGACAGCTCAGGTCGATCGGCCGCAAGATTTATAAACCTCACTTACGTCGTCGTCTTCTTCCTTCCTCgcgctttcatcttcttccttctccgtgactcttcgcttcttcttcttctccgacgatCTTTTCTATAAGCTTCTTTACCTTTTTCTTACTCGAATCTGTTCATTGCTTCTTCCCGAATCATCTACTTTCAATGGCCAGTTCCTCGCAACCCCCCGTCCCTGTCCTTGGGCTCTGGTATACTTCCACCGAGTCCAGATTCGACGGGGATGATATTGAAAGTCTGAAATCCATATATGAATTTCCATCCAACTACCAAGTTTCTATTCCTTCTGCATATTATCGGTCGCATGAACCACAACCAGGTTTTTTGTGTTTCTTTATGGACCAGTTTATTACCGGCCGTCATTTCCCTGTTCATCCATTCTTCTCCGTTGTCTAtaaatacttccatatttctctcAATCAGTTAGTGCTGAACTCTTTTAGGCTGTTGTGCGGGGTCATAGTTTTGTTTTGCCTGCACGGCATTTCTTTGAGCCCTCGggtctttcattatttttactatccaaAATTATCCGAGCCGGGGACATTTTTGTTACAAGCCCGAGTGACCTTggtcttttttgataagatgttgtcctccaataagcattggagggaCTACTACTTCTTTCTCCGATTTTTCGAGCGATCAGACTTCCTAACCGACTGACAGATAGAGGTGATGAATCCCCCATCGCTTGGGAAGTACAAAAGTCGATCGGACTTCCTCCAAGCAGTTTCCAGTTTGGCCGGTCAGAAATACCACATTCATCAATTGATGCTGGAAGGTGTCCTTTATGTGTTCGGCTTGAGTCCAATTCGCACGTGACTTccatccagcctaggtatgctctttcttctttTCAGCTTTAAATCTAACAGATTTTACTTTCTTTTTTGCAGCTCGCATCATGTTAAGGGCGCGTTTTGCCGGCAAGAGCAAGCTCGTGGATGCGAAGATCAATGCCACGATAATGACCAAGCTGGAGAGTCGCGGCCTACAGCCGATCGGGTCCCACAAGGATTCACTCGGCGAGGCCGAAGGAACGCAAGCGCCGACCAGTGATGGTGGGAGAAGTCAGACAACAACGTTGATCTCTGCGTCCGTGAGCTTGCTCTTGCCGGTCAGACATGCCCTTAACATGATGGAGACCCACCTAGCATGGAGTCAACTGCCAAggtggagatcaaagtcaaggaggtcaacgCTTGGATGTCAAAGGGCCAAACGGAGGATAATTGCAACGGTCGGTCAGGACAGTCAGTGCTCGACCGACAAGAGACATGTCCTAGTGGACCACCTGTCCAACTCGAGATAATACGATAAGATAGCAAACGCTCAGTATGGAGCAGCAAAATGCTAAAGGAGACCGGAGAGCTTGTTTCATCGGAAGGGACAAGCCACTACAACCAGTCACCGCAAGGAAGAGAGACTGATGTCGATAGAGCGGAGGGGTCCCGACCGAGTAGCTACCCCGCTCGACCAAGCAACGGGACCACTGTcgtatctctcgacatccttttgggagctagtactgctaacacgaggcatggtcgacaggCAGATCGTAcagcggaagcttctactgtcttgtcaaggatatgcataccttattaaggtatgatgtcagatGTAATTCCCTGATAGGTCCCTTTATAGGACTTATTGGAGTATGTGCCCATACCTCGAGGAGCATAAACGTcgcccaccagggctctatataaaggaggtccATCACCGGCGAAGGTACGTGAGATTTATTGTTTGTGCTAGGATTACTATTGCTCCACTTGCTTCCACTATtccggtgactaacttgagcatcagagggccaaTGTCAGGGGCCCCTTCCCTAGCTTGGTACTAACGTTACTTGTTTTGCATAGCGGAGAGAGGTCTACAACCGGTCAGTGAAGCCGCCACATCCCCAGCCTTCCACCTTCCCACTTTCAAACAGGATCATtttggcatcgtctgtgggaacgtagcctgcatcCGAATGAGAAGATGGAGGGCGCTGGACGATTCACCACGGTGAcgcttgttggatcgtgaaagttgatagggggtgaatatcgatcgaaagatgagtacgcagtggaaaaataaaaGTACAATGCTAACGCGAaccgttttacttggttcggaaccttcattgactcctactccaaggcccgcactcgtcgagtgctttcgttgggcaatccactagcaatttgaaaagttattacaaagtcaaagtacaagaatgctaaaaaatgaagtaccaacagcaattaaagaaaagaagaagcagcgtgttgtcggagaagcttcgtaGGAGTACAGCACAGCAGAACAAGCATTGGATGGCGTTATAGTGAATTTTTCTtttgctccagggctcaccctccttatataggaggctccgggcgctcggatcccttccaagcgcctggactctgatgtagcccagccaaccatagtactccacgtggcgacgtaagatggggataaaatttacaTTTCGGGTGCCCAGACGTCTATTTTCTAGCTACCTGCAAAAAAACGTTGGTTCGAGCCGGAATGCAATTTATacaaccctgcaaaataaagtgttagtacaatttatataaggaacgagtagtaattagattctgtctcaccgagaccggaatctagtcaagatctcaacttagagtttcaaaatggttctaagttggatcggcacctaagttcccttctcaggaacgcgtcctcacaatcactcccctctagtgagttaccttaacttaccttccagacgtccggtcagcccttcgacccgtctggacttcatgttaaatatccggtcagcccttcgacccatctggacttcgtgccagctatccggtcggcccgtcgacctagctgggcttcgtgccagacattcggtcagcctgtcgacctatctagacttcatgccagctatccggtcggcccatcgacctagctgggcttctcctgtatACTTGGTCAAAgcattagatcacaatgaaactaacttaacctactttgtcattcatcaaaaccttagttagactcttagtgctaaccgcactaacATCGCTGacacaagaggagctcgacatgctgATACAAGCCCGAGTGGTAAaaatagtggagcaacaacaacaacaagcattGGCAGAGCACCAAGCATAGGAGCCCGCAGCATCAGCCGCGGGTCGTCAGGCTGAACTCGGAGACCGAGCGGACCAAATATCCCCTCGaggaaagaacaagaagccaACCGACACGTATGGGGAAGCGTCCAATGCGTTGATCCTCTTCCACCGAGCGCTGTTTAGGACTCCATTAGACGAATGGGGTCGAGCGGACAAGGACTGGGGGTCTTCCTCAGATGACACGCTCGTTTGGGGATGCATGGAAAGGGAAGGCACCCAGCCATGACGattcacccgagcggatcaatcaacaATTCTCATATGGGATTTTGGACGACCCTCTGCCGAGACACAACACCCCATtggcgatcggcgaatacaacgaAACTACGGATCCGGATGACCACCTGGCCAAATTTGACAACACGACCACACTTCATCAGTTCACcaatggggtgaagtgtcggatctTTCTCACCTCTCTCTTTGGGTCGGCATAAagttggttcaagagattgccgcACAGGACAATCTatagtttcaaggacttccgagcggcGTTCTTGCACCACTTCACCAGCAGCAGCCACCACCAGAATATGAGCGTAAATTTATTCTCACTGAAGCAAGGGACCAAGGAGGCATTGAGGGCCTACATAcagcgcttcaaccaagtggTCATGGATATCCCAGCGGTCTCCTCAGATGTATTGGTGAACACCTTCACTCAGGGGCTCATCAAGGGGGAGTTCTTCCGAttgctcattcggaagccgccgaGAGACTACGACCACTTGCAAAGGAAGGCAACGGAATGCATAAATGTGGAGGAAGCCTAAATGGCCAGAAGAAGGGAGGTGTAGACCGAACCTACAGCAGCGCCTGAGCGGCGTCTGTCAAGCAGCCATCAACCTCCTAAGGGGCCTCGATCGGGAGGAGCACATGCACACCACGAGCCCAGGATGCATGTCGTGCAATATGTGCCAACCGATCGACCAAAGATACAAAAAGCAAGGTGTGGAAGCCACTATTCTGCTCCTTCCATCGGTCGACGACGCACAACACGAGCGACTGCTATGATCTGACTCCGATCGCAAGCCAACTGGCTCCTCAAGGATATCATCGTCAGTCACCATCTCCCGATCGGCGTCATAGACACCGATCCACAGTCGGGAGGGATGAAGAGATAGAGTCATTTGAGCGGCGCCATCATCAACCTCAGAGTAGAAACAACACGAATCCCACCCGAGCTTTTGCCGAGTGAAACAAGCCATCGGGCTGGGAGGAAGAAATTAAAATAGGAACAACGCCACCCAGGGAGAAATGGGAATGATCGCAGGTGGGCCGACCAATgaagattccaaccgagcaaggaagtccacagacggcgccaaaatgatcctgtctgaaagcgggAAGGTGGAAAGCTAGGGATGTAGCGGCTTCGCTGACTGGCTGTAGACCTCGCTCCGCTCTGCAAAACAAGTAACGTCGgtgctgagccagggaaggggtccctggcgttggccctccgacgctcaattcAATCACCGGAATAGTGGAAGCAAGTGGAGCAATAGTAATTCTAGCGCAAACAATGAATCTCACGTACCTCTGCCGGTAATggaccccttttatatagagccctggtgtgCGACGTGCACGCTACTCAAGGCATGAGTACATTCTCCAATAAGTCCTATGAAGGGACCTGTCAGAAAATTACCtctaacaccataccttaacaggagatgcatatccctaacaagacaatagaaacttccgtcgtacgatccgttTGTCAACCATGCCTCATGTCAgtgacactagctcccaaaagaaTGTCGAGAGATACGAAAGTGGTCCCGTTGCTTGGCTgaacggggtagccgctcggtcggGACCCCTCCGCTCTGTCGACATCAGCCGCTCTTCCTTGCGGTGATTGGTTGTAGTGGCTTGTCCCTTCTAATCAGACAAGCTCTCCTATCTCCTCTAGCGTCCTACTACTTCATACTGAGCGTCTGCTGTCTTACCGTATCGAGATGATCCGCTCGGACATGTCTTCTGTCGGTCGAGCACTGACTGTCTCGATCGGCCATTGCAATTATCCTCCATTTGACCTTTTGACATCTTAATATTGACCtctttgactttgaccaccaTCTTAATAGTTAATCTTGTGCCAGATGAACCTTCTTATATCACGTGTCATTAATAAAAATTGTTTCGTGGCAAATTTATTTTAcgatgatttttcaaaaaaaaattatcataaaattcatCCTAAATTACTGATTTGTTTTAGTGTAAATAACTGACGATCACACTCAAATTGTGAGCAACAGTTTTAtgcttatttatttgttttgtttttgcatgTTTGATATATATTTTGAGCGTGATGGCTCATAAAATGTAAATATGTTATTTCGCGAAAAACAAAATCAGAGAGCGGAGAGAAATCAAGAGAGGAGTGGTGAGTTATTTTTCTGATCATACGTGGTAAACGTTGATTTATTCGGTCTTAATATTTTTGTCAGTTTAGTTTTTAGGTTAATATGAAAAAAggaaattataaataattattaattttgaataattgaaTAATATATGGGGAGGACAGATATCCAACTAGTAGCTAAGATTTAACTCTCATAATTCATGATAATAACATCACCATACCCTCACTAATTGTCCATCCTAAAAAGGCTAACTTAAAGTTGAAGTTTCACTATGCTGTGTCTGATCAATTTGATTTAGATCACACAAATTGCCTATTATCATTACACTTGATTTGATGTACAACCATCAGTACTCTCATACTTCCACTAGGTGGTAGACCTCGCAAGTCATCTGAATTGGTATGTAGCGAATGTTACCATAATGAGGTCGCAGGGTCGATCCTCGAGACAGCTGAGAAATAAATCTCCTATCCCCGTATTACACCCTGTCCGTCACATGCTCGCTCAGAtgctgcgatttacctccctcgtgatgaccttgggtcgGGTACAGCGagagcgctgggggcgagcgtttcgccttttgccacaattgtCACAATACTTCCACTAGGTGGCGACGTTAcgggtcatccgagttggtaagTGATGACATGCTTGTCACATGAGGTCACGGGATCGAACCACAAGGTTGTCGGAGCATAAATCTTCGGACCCTGTACAACTCACCCCACCACCACTTACCCTCTCGACTGTCATGATTTATCTCCCTCATGATGACTTGAGGTCGGGTGCAATAAAAGTACTGGGACAAAcgatttcaccttttgccacgTACTTCCACTAGGTGGCTAATGAGGTAGTACAACCATCTGTACTTTTCTTAACCAAAGAAATATTTATGGACTCTGTGAGAGTAGTTCAGTGAGGATCTCTTTAAATGAAGAGGGATTTTGATTTCAGAACTTCGACAATAACTTTCAACGTCATTAATATGTTGATAAGCTTGCAATTTGTAACCATTATCTCCttcttcaaagaaaaaaaataatgacaAATATTCACAGTGAATATAAAAAGAATAACAAATCTTTCCACTAAAGTTGATTACTTCTCAGTGATattggaatttaaaaaaaatgaagcaaACACAAATTGTGGTTGCTTTGAGAGTACAGTTGAGAGCACATTGAAGAATGCTCAAGCAATAAAAATGCACTTTGTGCTTTTCATTATCTATCCATATATAATTTAATCATAGAAATACTTTTCACTGGTCATTATTTGATATTAActataattaaaaacatttcaAAGCAAATGCCACTAGCTCCACACACGTTTCTGAATTTTTCCACtttaagaaaggaaaaagactaAACGAGCATCATCACaatgatgataatgataatgataatgatgagCTAGAAAAGAACGTGAGCACTTTCATTTAGATTGTTAGTTAAATTTTGGGGTTTGACATTCCATCAATATTAATAACTCACTAGTTGAAGTACTCGATCCTTAATTCTTTTCGTGAGCGGTTTTATTATATCTCGTGTGAATATATAAGATTATATTCTCAAGAGTTATATCTTGtatgtaaaataattaaattatgctTAGCAATGATTCCTATTGTCCAAAATTACTTTCACAAAATTCTCGCCTTCTATGTATAGCATCGCGGATGATATTTTACACGTGAGAAAAGGAACATAAAATAACTTAAGTAAcaactaagatgaaagcatatctgaagaaaaaagagagaaaaattgtTGGTGGTGACGGTAGAAGATCAtgaaagttatatatatattccatAGAGTGCACTTGTCACCATGTTGTTCTTATCTAGTGtgttttttctttatttcaagGCAATAAAATAGTTATTCTGAACTCGTTGGCAAGAGATAGACGTGTTAGAATGGAGACAGAATTGttcttcctatttatttttgaGGGTTTCAAGAACATTATGATCAACAAGTGCGCTAGTGCTTCAATGGGAATATATGCAATAGGGATTGTACAAGGAACAATGTGACCTCATGGCAATGACACTTTACACCTTTTTTCTAtaagcaacaaattaaaatttcagGATAACTCTCTCGATCATCATCAATTGGTTAACACGAGTTTACATATCCACCATGCACTACAGTCTTTTCAGGAGCACTAGGGTTCCTCACTCCATCACTCTTTTTAAGGCACAATCCCTAACCCTTCTTCCTTTGAGCCATGGATGCCTGCAAACCCTATATCGCTGCAATCATGGTGCAACTCACGTACACAGGCTTCTACGTGATCTCTAAGTTCATCTTCGACAAGGGTGTCAGCACCTACGTCTTTGTCTTCTATCGACAAGCAGCTGCCTCTCTGTTGTTAACGCCGATATCCTTCGTTTTTGAGAGGCATGTGACTACGTGATTGAACAGAATTTGTCCCAGAAATGAGTAATTTGCGATCCTTTTGGTTTCAGGAAAAAGTCTCCGCCATTGACACCTGCAATTGTTGGGAAGCTGTTCTTGCATGCATTGATTGGGTGAGTTTCTTGATGTCATccggaatatatatatatatatatatatatatatatatatatatatatatatatatatatatatatatatatatatatatatatatatatatatatatatatatatatatatatatatatatatatatatatttatttatttattgttgaTCTCATCTAGAAACTGGGGATATCAGTGATGATAGTGAGAACGTCGACGAAATGAGGAATCTAGAGCCTGAGGGAGAAGATCGCTGATAGTAACCACAACCCTACATGCACCACCAACCAAGCACCCAGAAGCGTTAGAGCGAGAACCAAAGAAGTGGTCTCTAGCGCAGACCCTCAGATGCTCAAATCATAAGACAAGTCGAGCGGAAAAAGATGAAGAACAGTAAATGAGTGCATAAGTAAGGTTGCTTTCTAACGCGTACCTGGTCAACGAAGAGAACTTACATTTTTACACTGCCTTAATTTGTAACATCCGCAATCATAAGACATTAGAGAATGTCGTGTGTCAGAAGGTGTCGGGTGAAAAATAATGTACGCAGACTTCCATTGGGTAGAGAAAAGTTCTGTGACTGGTATGTGATAGAGTGTTGGAATATTCCTTGATGGATATCTGTTATTTTTTGACAAGTTGTTACAATTCCCTGACAGTGTTGTCACCCTGGGAGATCAACCAGCTAAGAGGCCGGTTGGGATTAGAATTGGGATGGTTCCCAGGAGAAGGGGACTGAGCCTAGGGACTGACCGGCTAATAAGAGGCCGACTGGAATTAGGACTGGGATGGTGCCCAGGAGAAGGGGACTAAGCCCTGGATCCGACCGGCTAAGAGGCAGACCTGGATTAGGACTGGGATGATACCCAGGAGAAGGGGATTGAGCCTTGGGTTCGACCGGCTAAGAGGCCAGTCGGGATTAGGACTGAGATGGTGCCCATAGAAAATGGGTTGAGCCCCAAATCTGACCGGCTAAGAGGCCAACTGGAATTAGGAATGGGATGATGCCTAGGAGAAGGGGATTAAGCCCTGGGACTGACCGGCTAAGAGGCCGATCGGGATTAGGACTGAAATGGTACCTAGGAGAAGGGGACTGAGCCCTATATTCGACCGGCTAAGAGGCCGGCCAGGATTAGGACTGGAATGATGCCCAAGAGAAGTGGACTAAACCCTCGGTCCGACCGACTAAGAGGACGACTGAGATTTGGAGAGTGAACTGCCTAGACatatagtttttaaattttaaccgTCATCTCCATCCTAATAGTGTGTCACCTACTATTTCCCGTATTAATATATATAGTTGATATAtatactttcctttttagaattaCTTGGAGCTTGAATATGAACAACATAGGGCTCAAGTACACTACAGCATCACTAGCTTCAGCATGTTCGAATACTGTCCCTGTGTTCACCTTCTTCTTGGCCCTGTTGCTCAGGTTGTTCAGATAGTGTTCAATTTGGTTCTTTTTTGATTGAGAAACTTTGCCTAAATCTTTTTCACCAATACGTCGCAGGATTGAAAGCCTTAAACTGAAGAGTCTGCCAGGAATAGGGAAGGCAACAGGaataacactttgttttgcaggtgtAATGACAATTGCCTTGTACAAAGGCCCTCACATCTCCCCTCTGTATCATCTCCATGGCCACCGTGACCATAACCAAAGCTCTGCAGATCATGCATCAGCTCCTTCCATGGCAACCTGGATCAAAGGATCTCTGTTCGTCATCATCTCCAACTTAACCTGGTCAATGTGG is drawn from Zingiber officinale cultivar Zhangliang chromosome 1B, Zo_v1.1, whole genome shotgun sequence and contains these coding sequences:
- the LOC122053256 gene encoding WAT1-related protein At5g64700-like; its protein translation is MDACKPYIAAIMVQLTYTGFYVISKFIFDKGVSTYVFVFYRQAAASLLLTPISFVFERKKSPPLTPAIVGKLFLHALIGITWSLNMNNIGLKYTTASLASACSNTVPVFTFFLALLLRIESLKLKSLPGIGKATGITLCFAGVMTIALYKGPHISPLYHLHGHRDHNQSSADHASAPSMATWIKGSLFVIISNLTWSMWLVLQGKILKEFPSKILFTTLQSLFSAFQSLFVAMAFEREASKWKLQFDMGLVAVLYGGFIVTAVSFYLQSWIVEKKGPVFVAIFTPLGLVFTMLCSIILLGEVISLGSVVGGFLMVGGLYSVLWGKSKENMLCDLPTQVEKSDVQEKETT